In Hippoglossus hippoglossus isolate fHipHip1 chromosome 11, fHipHip1.pri, whole genome shotgun sequence, the sequence aggaaaaataaacacgttTAAAAACTCCATCAAATGATCTGGatatgaaaagtaaatatttcaGGGATTTGatatttgcattgttttatgaatcctgtttttttattttgttgtcgcAGAACTGGTACTCGCGACatctttatactttatatttataacGAAACAcgtctttgttttattgatcaGATGCTTTAGTGACATAAGTTGCTGAGTTGTTTTTTCGTTAGTCTCGCTTATTTCTGTTGAAGGATCTTTCTCATTGTAAGAATAACtgtgtatttaaagtaaatatctGCAATAAGTACCTTGAATGAGTCAAATAAAGCTTAGTTTCCAGATCTGGCGATCAATATTTGATGATTCAGATCCTACTGACGTGTGATCATTCCCTCAGACATGGGAAATGTAGTGAATCATTATATTTGAGTTGAAGTGGCGACTCTGTCTCCTCTGAGATGTTGATTCATGAGACAAGTTTCAACATAATCAACTCGTCTGAGCCAGAAAATGCAGCCGGTCCTGAAAGACAACTGTCGAGTCAAGgttgaggatgaggaagaaagACGGACGCCACAAATATGCGACATCAACAAACATAACAAACCCACAGCAACAAAAGAACTGACGGTTCACAGCAAAGTCACCACATTAGTTTCACTGAGCTCAGATCCACTGATTCCCTTTCACCCCCGACCGCTTCTTTGTCagtaggattacgcaaaaaaaagatttccacaaaacttggtgtaaggatGGAACACGAGCCGAGAGAATCCATCGAATGTTGGACTGGATCCGTAGAAAGCGGCAgatcaaacatattttttaaacctgtttcttgaacattgtgagaggacgtcttttgacattttcatggatttcccagagaataattaatggaacACAGAAACAGGTCGATGTGAGGGTTCAGTCAAATTTGGCCGTTTCTTTATATCTTTGAATGTGAGAAATGAAGATTCATCGCAGAAACTGTGACAACAGAAGAGGATTGAGAGGAAAAAGCTGAAAGAGATTTTACTTGTATTTACCAAGTGTTCCTTGTTGGGGACTTTTTATTACCTTGAAAAAGGAGGTTACACAATAAACAGCCTCTTTCATgtgggagaagaaaacaaaccacagattCAAGTTCATTTCACTCAATTTGtctatttaatatataaaatacgGTAAAACATACGCAAAAAGGATAAGGTTTCAAGGGACTTGGATACTTTGGTACAACAAACACTTTTTGTAAAAGCGGTATAGAATTTCAATTACATATCAGTGCATACTTTGTATatgaaaatatacacaaactgTATATCATtctcaaaaaacaacaaaaagaaatattttctttacaacaaaAACCCAAAGCGGACTAGCTCAACACAATATATTAGCTATAAATTTCATCTTTAGTATTTCATATGCTACATTATTCTGAGTCCTTTGAAAACTCATTTGTGATGCATGTCCTTTATCTTTACTGTACGTAACATGACTTTAGTTGTTACCTGTGTCCCATGCATTTACATGTTTCAAATTTCATGAATTACTAATTTCAGTTGTTttctctcgtttttttttttcttctttataaatatattctaTATCTTAATTAAAACTGCAGCATTTAACTGGTATTTCCTTCCTTCATTGCATTTGCTAATACCACAATAACTGATCGTGCAATTTTCAGCAAGTTGTTTCAAAAAAGGAAACCAGTACTATATGTTTATGATAAGAAAGGTAAACGCAatagagagaaaatgaaaaaacagtttGGCTATCCTACACaaaatagcaataaaataaaagctccataataatatcattataataataacagacaATGGAACTGTCACCAGCACAAATTAATCCAAAAATAGTGAGATTCTAAAAAACATTGTACACAACAAGTAACAGGGTGCAGGTTTTTCATTTCTCATATAGATTGTCTCGTGACTACACTGCTAGATCTGACAGAACCTTATTGTACATGAGCGAACCTGCGAGCGGCAGGAAGATAGAGCCAATCAGTGTGGTGTCACATTTCAGTCAACCATCAGCGCCCACTAGGAGTTTCCATGGAAATTAACtggtttaaaatgcaaatgatgGCGTAGTAGCAGAGGAGATCGTCGGCTGCGTGAGGGCTGGTGCCGCTCAGCAGTCCAATCTTTCAAGTTTAGGAATAGTTTGACACTTTGGGGAAACAGAATTCACTTGAATGCCGAGAAGTTTGACGAGAAGTTTGTTGCTCGTCCCTCATGTCGTCAGGAGAAACTCCTGTCGTTCCAAACGTCTTTTAAATAGCTTAAATTAGCTACTGTTGTGAGttcatgtatttaaaacaaagttatGTTTAGCACCTTTTAAAATGAACTGAATCGATTGAATGAGAGTTCATGTTGGATTTAATTTCAATGTAACGTTTGAGCAACATTAGCTTTGTAGTTTTCACCAAGAGGAAAATATCGTCACTGTCAGAAATGTCTGATATCTCGAAGTGCGTTTCCATCCACGTTAAAATACACATTctcaatttttcttttctttttctgattaAGAAACTCTTAAGCCTCTTAAAAgttctccctccttctccaaCAGCTTTTCCTCTTAGAGGCTCTTTGAAGAGTCAAGATAAGACTCAAAAGatgactttttatatttttaccaGAATCTAGTTTTAACTGAGAggggacatttttagaaaacataattataaGACGTTTCTTAAAAATGTCACCACTAGGGGCAAACCAAACTGTTTCTGTATCCTAATGCACTCAACTCCTAATATTTGCATTAGGATGGATTAGTGGATGGAAATGCACTTTAGctcagattttcttttactATCTAAGTGATATAACATGAATGCAGCATTAGACGTCAGCCTCAGAGTTGCTGATTGGTGGGTTTGTTACCAGTTTCCTGCTGATTTAACCGGCTGCTGTAGCTTCAGCTTCTCGTCAAAATCTGGGGAAGAAAGTGAGTTTCCCAAAAGTTCCTTTAACAATTCAAACGTTAAATACTCTCCAGCATGAGGTTTTGGTTTTTTGAAAGAGTTGGTTGAATTGTTTTCCAGTGCTGATTGACAGAAGAAGAACACTAATGACCTGAAATGAGCAGAGGAAACTGCTGAACACCACGCTGTCGAGTGTAGGACGGAGAAATAAGCTGATCATGGAAAACATCGACTGGCATTAGGCGTCAGTTCGCCCTCGTGAAAAGGTCACACGTCGAGGTGATATCCTCCACTGACCCACAGCGTCTGTGGTTCCACTCTCTGCACTGCGGGGCTCGGACTAATCGCAGCATCatttcacccacacacatttaaaagtgtAGCATTGCTTAAGTGGATAATCAACAGTCAACAAACACCAGCCGACGCAAACAGTCTGCACCGAGGGCGTCAACTCGAGGGGAGAGACTTCCTGTTTCTACGTATAAACatcctgtgaacacacacacacacacacacgcacgcacacacacacacacacacacacacactcatacataaaCTTGAAATGGTTCAGACAAAACTAATTTGTACTATAAAATATACAAttgaacaacaaacacagcactTATTAGCCAATTTCTTGACTTAacttcaaagtgaaaaaaggcaaaaatctGTGTCTGGTTAATGTGGAAAAGATTAAACGTGATTCTGTcgagcaaagtgtgtgtgtattacctCTTTAAGTACACGATACGTGAATGGCAGTGTCGTAATGATGACTTCATGTTAAGGTGgatacttttacttttggtgggtttttaaaaaaagggcgGGGGGGGTGGTGGGAGAATATGATGACACCACAACCAAGCAGGCTTCggtgagtgagagacagaaagtgcACACACCACCAACACTAGCATAAAATAGGTTTACTGAAACACGTCTGATCCACCAGCACTACCTAGTGTGGCGTAGCCCCTGCACCGTAGCTCAAAACAGATCAAAGTCACACTCGTATATGCAAACAGATCCACTGAGAATCAACACATTGCTTGTTTTTAGGGATACCTAGCAAAGTCTATGCAAATATATTCATATGTACATACACGTCGTTGAAGCTGAAAAGCTATTGTACTTTGTCGCCAACTGAAGCGgtagaaatatagaaaatgtctttttcctttcactttttGAAACACAGCAAAGAGCTAAGGAGAGCTATAGAGAGCTAAAGAGGACATCAAAGCTTTTTGTATAAGGAGTGATTTTTATACAAAGTCAGAATTCCTACTTCTGGACGACTAACAGACCTTCAAAACagattattctttttaaataccAACAGATAAAGAACACTTGGACTGAAGGAACCAAATACTTCCCTACCTCGAAAAAAGCCACCAGAGGCTCAGAAAACTTGTACTATGCTTTTAACTGGATGGCGTCTACTCCTGGTAATAAGCTGAGGGACTGTGGCTGGATTTCTGGCGCAACAATTTCCATCTGAGCTCCAGAGGCGATGAGCGAGAGGACGGGAGGAGCGCTCAGTCCGAGGAGAGAGTGACGACAAATTCAACGCTCGAAAAGCATCAAAAGTTTCTAGTTCTCGCCGGTTTTTGTGAGTGATCACTCGTCAGTGTCCCCGCACCGCGTGCAAGAGGCTTTTggcatttttttcttattcctAAAGAGAGGTTGATATTGGCACTCGGGCAAAGTGCTCAACTCCACGGCAGCAAAGTGCCACTTGAGTGCTCGGGCCTGCCTGGGTAAAACTCTCACCTAGAGTCCCTGTTTGAGTCTGTTTAGTGTCACACAGATGCTCAGTCCTCAAGGTGTCCGGATTAAGTTATTTCCAATAGTGCAGTTTACAAGTGCCTTACTGAAGAATGGACAGCACACAATCCCAACGGATTTCAAAGAAGCAGGAAGTGGCGAGTCATACAGCAGAAGTCCTATCGCGTTGACAAGCCACGGACCATATTGAGAACAATGCAGCAGATCTCAATGTAAATACATGAAGGTGATGCAGAAAGCGAGTGAAAGAGGAATATTTTTTACTGTTGAGTCAGATTGAAAGGCTAAGTGCCTTGTTTCTAACAAAAAGAAGTTACTATACGGGAGTCCATTCAAGCAAGAAGGCTTTAAAATCTACTGTCCCTCTATTCAAGGGGTCTAAATATCCAGCAGAGCACTAAACCGTCCTTCCCTCACTCAGAGcgagatttttattttattttttaaatgtttttttttcttattttggcAAAGCCTCATAAGTCTGGGTGACGCAGGTGAGTGGTGTAATTCTGGAAAGAGGCAGATGCATGAGGATAGTGTCACATGGCAGTGTGGGTTGGGGCAGTGGGGGTGTAAGgatgagtgggtgtgtgtgttgtgggtgtTTAAGTGTCACCATAACttcacagggggggggggggtgcagagaaACGGTGCTGGTGCATCTATGTGACCCAGGTGTCCAATCTCATGCGCTTCACgttccctccctcctgctccgGGTCGTTTGACACCCTGAGGAGATCAGCCGAGGAGCTGAAGTCAGGCGGCAAGGAGCGGTTTGCTGAACCCGTAGAGCCAGCCGTGCTgccaccgcctcctcctgcacctccatGGCCGCCGCCGCCGGCTGTACCGGTGTCGTCGCGATCGCTGCCTTCAAAGGAGCTGGCGTTGCTGCTTACGCTGTTCGCAGGCGAGCGGCCGGTCGGGGGCTCCAGGCACAGCAGGGAGCCGGGGTACTGCGGCGGTGCGCTCAGGATGGCTCCACCTGAAGTTGAGGACGGTGTGttggaggaaggaagagagcaAGCGCTGCCGTGATCACGGCCAGGCGAGACGGGCTCCGACTTGATGCACACGCTGGAGTTGGTGTTGACGGTCAGCATGGCGCCTTGAGGTATATGGGTCACCGGCCTGGGAACAAAATCACggaggacagagaggggaagaaaatgGAAGATACGGGACAGAGCAAAGAGGAAAGGTGAggacaaaaaacagacaaatgatTAACGACTTGACAAAGTTGTATAAGAAGCTGGAAAGCGACTCGCATCAAGACAAAAACCCACATTACAAGGCACAGCACCGACAGGGAAAAGCCACACTCAATTATTCAACAGCCCAGTCAGTTCTGAGCCTCTTCAAAGCAGAAGTAAACACCCCCACTGCTCCCAACAGATCAACAGAACAGCCCAGGAAGCATGAAATGATTGGTGTGACAGGGTGATTCGCCGTGAGTCAGCCATGATGTGAACAAACTACAAatgataaacagaaaataatctCGGGGTTAGAGAAAATGGCGTAAACCTGAACTAGGTCTCTTTCCTGTTTGACTGCAGACAGCACCACACATGCTTAGGGAAGGGGGGGGCAGCCAAaagcgcacagacacacaggaaaaaggAAGTGTGATACAGTACCGGCCCAACCACTCATCTCTACCCAAGAGCAGGTTGGACGGAGAGCCAACACTGGGGAGAAAAAATGTTGGAACCCAAATCAAAAGGGAAGAGGTGGATTAGAAGGCATGTGTGGAGAAAAGTGTGAAACATTATTGCGAGCAAAGGTTTCGTCAACAACAGCAATAATGTTACAAATGATTGAGAACACAAAGAAACTAATCTGCTGGGTTCTGGTTCAAGTTTTACTAAAAATCCAGATGTCATAAATGTGGTTTTTCTGATCTACAAACACGAGAATAAACTCATCAATCAGGACAGTGAGGATCTTTCTAATTCTGTCTTTATAAATAGTGTGTACGGTGGCCCTTAAGGATAAAACTGCACACAAGAGTACATGCAAAAATGTCAACAACTAGGACAAACTTTCTCCAGCAAATGTACTGAATCTTTCCCCtcaagacagaaagaaatacaaGACCGAGATTAAAAAACAAGGAGAGCATACAAATGATGCATTTGTACTGTTTCTAATTTTGGAGTGCATTACTCTTTGTTTGTGCTGATTTAAGCATTTGCAGCATTTCATGATTTTGAGCACTGGGCTTTTCTTCTTGCATGTGTTTGGTCCTTAGAGGCCACTGTACTTGTGCATGTTGCAGGTGCTGCAGCATGAAAACGGAGGGAAGGAAATAAGGAAAAAGGTTTGATATCTGATAACAGGGGAAATAAAATTATTTGACTACACACAAATAGattgaaaactgaaatattctTATAACATATACGTTACCACTGCTAAATATGTTTACTGCATTAATTGGTTTAattttgattattaaaatacacTGTAGTCGTGACTAATGGACAGTTGCTATTTATCAAATTTTACTTTACTTCACTAACAATAGTAATTCACAGTTTACCTTAAAACTGCTCAAATTATTTGCCTAATTTGTACTGTGACATTAAAATGTATCCACAACCCtaaagttgaataaaaataaataaacagtaaagataaaataaaatgctaaattgTAAAAAGCTTGACTTAGTGACTAGTTGCCACATTTATAAAGATGCAGAGAactgcatttgtatttttaacctAGATTGTGAATCGTCTTTTATTTTAAGAGTATGAATATCCTTTAAAATTATAACAATGATAAGATAACATTAAACTAAATTTCATAActacaataaaattaaatatagattaaaaattaaaaatgattaaaattcTATTATGAGCTCTTACTGAAATTCTCCTGGCCCTAGTTACTAAATGAGAGGTATAAGCTGCCATTATGGCACAAGCCTTTTAAAAAGTGGCACCCAACCCCCCCTACAGACAAGGTCATGACATTTCACATACGAACACACTAGTAGTGGCTGTTCACCTCAGATTGGCAGCCAGACTGGACACCTGGCTACACAGCTCGCTGCTCTGTTTGTCCACGCCCCACATGCTGtggacaagaggagagaacacacTTCAAGGATCTGGTGTTCACGCCACCGAAACCCAAATGGAAACCAGCAGCACTTCATCACGCTGATGCTGCACTAAACAATGTTCTCAACGGCTGAGTACAGACTGCAGTTATCTATTCAGGTCtgactgagaaaaaaaagtttgaacaGGGCCTTAATAGGAGCAAGGAGGTCAAACTTCTAAACTGTCTAAACCTTTATGAAGTTCACtgaatttaaagaaatagtGTCCATGCATGAGCCGTGTATAAGGTTGGGACTAGTTAACTGTATAAATAAtaacctgtttatttatttgtttgtatcgctctggtttttactttaaatcattctctctttctcctccaaacaCTGCATCTGCATCCTGCTGAAGTCCCATCAACTCCAGAAAAACTGAATCATGTTCAGATTGATGTTATGAAGACGCTGAGATGGTGAGATGCTGGTGAAGAGACCAATTCACTTAAGAGAGGGATGTGAATTGCTTGCATATCAGGTCATGGTATGGAGAGCATGCACGCTGCATGGGAGGGTCAATAGTAAAGTATTTCAGCGTTAAGAGGAAAAAGACTGAGAGCTGTTTTAATCTCCATCACCGCCACCAACGTCATCCCCGGCACCGGAGGAGAGGGATGGCAGAACTTTTCAAAAACCAGGTTTGAAGTTGCAGGGATGAGAAATGAAAGAATGGACTTACACCAAGTTGCTGAGTGATGCAAGAttaagttgctgctgctgctgctgttgttgctgtgtttgctgttgttgctgctgctgttgctgttgcggTTGCTGGGAAATAGCCTGCTGCTGCCATGAAGTCGGCAACAAGCCACCAGGAGACGCCAGAGCATGTAAAGCAGTGATGTCCGCGCTGGTCAGCTGGTACTCTGAGAGCATGAAGGACAAAAGAACCAAGACAACAAAACTCTTGATTTCTCATTTAGCTAAAAGTGCATGATCACTCCCTGAGCTCGTACAGGATGTTGAGCTCACCTGTGTTGTACGCTGTGGGCATGGCGGAGAAGGGCAGCCCCTGTGCCAGGAGGCTCGGTGTGGCTATGGAGACCACCGGCGTGGTGAGAGTTTGTGCCACCTGGGCTCCAGCCGCCAGCCGCTGGGCGTTCTGCCAGAGAGGTCAATGACATGTTAAACCCCGCAGAAACCTAAGCACTAACCTACACGTGCTAACAAAAGCTAAAGCTAagactttaaaaatgtaaattccgACATGCTGGGAATGACAATGAGCTAATGGCTGGATTCATAATGATTTACCAAGTCAAGTAAATCTCAGACGCAAATGGATTTTCGTGGAGGTTCGTGATGACATGCATCAAAAACAGTTTGCTTGTTTTGAGCCATAAACGCTGTGGAGACTTTACATTAAAAGGCAATTCACGTATGTATTAAGGTAGgttcatttttcaaaagttGCATCCTTTTCAAATTAAGTCTTTAAGTTAAGTTTACAAGCTTGAAATTATGTTAAAAGTCCCTAAAGACTGTACTGTTGTACattatctaaatatatattacttataatgattttaatgttttaatccatagaatatttttaaatatatttcctgGGCATTATAGTCTTTATTTGATGGGACAGGATTAAGTGTGAAAGTGGGAGAGTCCAACCAGGTGAGCTGTTGGTAACCCTGAATTTCAAGACCACAATTACcttcagaaataaatgaaattaaatgtcCACAGTGaaataatagaaacacaaagacaccaATTTAGAAGCCTCTTTTAGATTAATTTTCTGTTGCCTGACTAATTGACTAAACTTAGATAAATTTACTGAAGTAAATAGTAATTCTCCAGTTGTTCAGGCAGTTCCAACAAGCTGGAAGTGACTTGTTTGCTTTTTTGCAACTGCAGGATCGAGTCTAACTTGTAAGTGAGTGTGCAGCTAATCTCATGTTTCTCCAGTGGATGTCACTAAAGGCTTTACAGTCTCCTGCCTGGCTGCTCTCAACAATGGTTACTTTTTAATGTCTCAATCCCTCACTCTTAGAGAAGGCTAACGGGGGTCAAAGCTGCTGCCTGCTCAGTGTTTGTACATTAAGTCGGACATTTAGATGACAAAATATTCAGTGATTCTCctaaacagctgcagcagacacgcCGCTAGATCTGTGCAACTGTTACTGTGAGGTTTTATTATGACGTAGCACTGCTGGAAGACACAAATCTCAGAGGAAGCACAATACACCAGAGCCTGCTTCGGCTGAGTTATATCACAGATAAAAGCAAAATGAGGTTCTTTgtaagagggggaaaaaacaaaaggtcTGCATATAAAAGGCCAAAAATGCAATAATTCTGCTCTGGAATTACTCATATTGTGAGACTGATCATCCTGAGAGGAAACATTGGGCCAGAGTTATGAGTGTTACGCTGccgagagaggagggggggggacgttAGACTGGAGAGAAGGGCCAGATTCAATTAACTGCCTCTGTGAAGAAGTGAGGGAGGGCGGCTGGGTGAGGGTGATGAAAATGAATCACTATCCTGTGGAAAATGAGATTCTTACCTGACAACTTTGAGTGGAATTGTACGAGAAATGACAATCATGCGGCACCGGCAGCAGAAATCAGCAGCCGCcatccaccctctctctctctccgagtAAATTCATCTTACATGAAAATTAGATTTTACTGGAAAACTCACTCACTAAGTTGTTTTATGTGATtctgatttaatttgttatattttttagtGTGAATAAGAATATTTTGCAGCACAATGAATGGTATCATATAAAAAAGTAGCAAGTTTAGAAAGCTGTAACTAaagatttggttttatttgttgtaagtTTTTGTTGTAAAAGCGTTGGAGCTACATATGTAAGATGCAACTGCAGCAGAAGATTGAGTTAAATGCCTTTAATGTAattccagtttgttttttgaaacGTCTCTAAGTGATGGCGAGAATGAGAGTCGGTGTGAGTGTCAGTGAACAGGGGAACATGCTCTGTGGCACTTAGCTCCATGATGCCAAGTGAAAAGACACCCATGCTTTCAGTGGTATCATTAGATGAAGGAAATGTGCCTCGTTGAAAACTGATGAACACTCAAGGACAATTCTCAAGGTCTGTATGACATTAACCTTTCTACGTTTTTCTCTGAGAAGATCACGATCCCAActctacaaaacaaaacaaccatgAGCCCTGAACGACATGCAGTCAAGGTGGGAACCACAAAGTGAAGACTACCTCAAGAAATGTCAGTGGAGCAAGACCAAAAACAATGACAAGCTCTTGTACAGTTTCGTAACCATGCTAAAAATGTGTGGACAGTCGATAATCATCGAATCATGCGAGTGACTGACGTTGGGGAAAATCACCTCGTTTACCAATTCCAGCTCATCCTCTGTCTGCAAAGGGTGGTAACAGACAGGGTTACAACTCTGATCCAGGTTTGTAACCAAATACTCAATTGAATCGTTAAAAAGACGAGACAACAATCATCATTTGATCCATTGcaagaataaaaatattgattaaacTTGATAACAACAGCTTGGGGAAGATTTTGTTAAAACCTCCAGTGATGCTGTTCAGACAAATTCTGTTTCCAAGGTCAAAAATGAACTTTGAATCTCTactaaaaaaatgttttcatgatcTGTTGGTGGTTATGACACAGTCAAACAGTGGCTATGAGTaaaaaggagtgtgtgtttagttCAAAGACTTCTGAAAAAGCCCAGTTatgagaaaacacatcagtATGTCAGTGGGAGCTGATGATTCATCCAAGACTTTACAAACTTTGCCAGAGTAAATAATGAGATGTTGAACCTCAAGTATGCAGCAGAAatcttaaatgtaaaaaacacaaaaatgatggCAAACAGCCTCTAACACAGTGTTCACCTTCAAACTAATTcttgattttcatttcactttcagttCAAAATGTCATTGTCTAACTCATAATGTTTCCGATCTAATCTTCAAGGTTTTAGGTTCAGATATGATTCACTTTGTTATCATTAGTTTTTAACAATCTCACCCAACTGAGCTTTTTAACAGAGGTGAGAACAGTTAAATCCTATAAAAAGGTGTCATTATTTCCAGGATTCAATGTTGACTGAAAGGACCCAGACAGAAACAGGCTCAGTTTGGTTAAGCTCACCATCTGCATGAGGCTCTTTCCGCCCTGTGAGGTGATGACTCGGAGGTCTGGCTTGCGGCTGTTGACCATCTGGGGGctgggaggtgggggtggagaCTTGGCTGGAACTACTTTCCCCAGACTGTTGCCGTTGGAAACGGTGAGGAGGCCTGGGGAGGCCCTGGCACTGGTGTATCCATTAGCTGCGGGGGAAACAGAGGTGTGAATGGACAGGAATCGTTAGGAAAATCAAACAGGTGAATGGAGACAGCGGGGGACTGACGCTGTGTGCACTCAAATTATtgttaagaaaaaaatgaatctatTCCGAGAGGCTCTAAAATGAAAAGGAATGTCAATCTGGACTGAATCTAAGTGTTTGAGAAGCCAACAGAAAGTAAAATCCACATCTAATGAGACCTAACTAGATGATGTTGAAACCTCATTGTGTTAGAGAGGTTTGATTTATATTAATCCTTCTAAAATGATACAATCTGTTGTTTGAAATATCTACATTTCTGCAATTAATAACTATCATATTGAATCAATAAGATATTTTTTACTCTAAATATCACATAAAAttaagtacacaaacacattttccaaatacaaacatttaaaacaagaactaaaacatatttcaattgaaacaaaaaaatgtacatgagCTATAGTGTTAGAACTATATCTATAAAGTGAACTACATTTCTGAGGGTAAGCACTGGGAAAACTATTCATGTCTGTTGATGAAACTTATGGCATCATCTGGTCCCTCCACGGCACCATCATCTCTGATGGTGCCGTGGAGGAACCTTGGAGAGGATTTAGGAT encodes:
- the LOC117770570 gene encoding myocyte-specific enhancer factor 2D homolog isoform X2, with amino-acid sequence MGRKKIQIQRITDERNKQVTFTKRKFGLMKKAYELSVLCDCEIALIIFNHANKLFQYASTDMDKVLLKYTEYNEPHESRTNADIIETLRKKGFNGCDSPEPDGEDSIDQSPLNDDKYRKTTEDLDVLFKRYGQSTAPQTFSMPVTVQASSQSTLQFSNPGNALVTTSYVTSSSLTDTHLLSPQQPALQRNTVSPGLPQRPASAGALLGGDLNNSNGGCPSPVPNGYTSARASPGLLTVSNGNSLGKVVPAKSPPPPPSPQMVNSRKPDLRVITSQGGKSLMQMNAQRLAAGAQVAQTLTTPVVSIATPSLLAQGLPFSAMPTAYNTEYQLTSADITALHALASPGGLLPTSWQQQAISQQPQQQQQQQQQQTQQQQQQQQQLNLASLSNLVMWGVDKQSSELCSQVSSLAANLSVGSPSNLLLGRDEWLGRPVTHIPQGAMLTVNTNSSVCIKSEPVSPGRDHGSACSLPSSNTPSSTSGGAILSAPPQYPGSLLCLEPPTGRSPANSVSSNASSFEGSDRDDTGTAGGGGHGGAGGGGGSTAGSTGSANRSLPPDFSSSADLLRVSNDPEQEGGNVKRMRLDTWVT
- the LOC117770570 gene encoding myocyte-specific enhancer factor 2D homolog isoform X6; this encodes MGRKKIQIQRITDERNKQVTFTKRKFGLMKKAYELSVLCDCEIALIIFNHANKLFQYASTDMDKVLLKYTEYNEPHESRTNADIIETLRKKGFNGCDSPEPDGEDSIDQSPLNDDKYRKTTEDLDVLFKRYGQSTAPQTFSMPVTVQASSQSTLQFSNPGNALVTTSYVTSSSLTDTHLLSPQQPALQRNTVSPGLPQRPASAGALLGGDLNNSNGGCPSPVPNGYTSARASPGLLTVSNGNSLGKVVPAKSPPPPPSPQMVNSRKPDLRVITSQGGKSLMQMNAQRLAAGAQVAQTLTTPVVSIATPSLLAQGLPFSAMPTAYNTEYQLTSADITALHALASPGGLLPTSWQQQAISQQPQQQQQQQQQQTQQQQQQQQQLNLASLSNLVPVTHIPQGAMLTVNTNSSVCIKSEPVSPGRDHGSACSLPSSNTPSSTSGGAILSAPPQYPGSLLCLEPPTGRSPANSVSSNASSFEGSDRDDTGTAGGGGHGGAGGGGGSTAGSTGSANRSLPPDFSSSADLLRVSNDPEQEGGNVKRMRLDTWVT